CTTATTTACTTTATGGCTGTGAAGTTCCAAGCAAAAATCGGCTAGTCCAGCAGCTTTTAGTCGTTTGTATACTACCTCAAGAGCTGCCATCTTCTCACTAACGAAAAGTATTGTTTTACCATGAGCTATACATTCAGCTATGATATTTGCAATAGTTTGACTTTTACCTGTTCCGGGGGGTCCTTGCATAACAAAACTTTGTCCTCGCAAGGCATACTGAATGCAAAGCTGCTGACTGCTGTCAGCGTCAAGAATCTGAAATGTATTAATAGGCTGTTGTATAGTATCAAGGTCTCGAATATTTGGTAAGTCGTGCACAAGATTGTCTATGTTTTCGTCCGAAAGTGATAGTATAATAGGGTGTTTTTCTACAAGTGATGTATTAGTTGTGAAATCTTGGTACATCACCAATTTATGAAATGAAAAAAGGCCCAGTTGAACAGAGTAATCTACTGTCCATCCCAGTTGTTTAATAGATTTTTCCATCGAGTCAAAATAATCGGTGAGCTTATTTTCTTCCCAGTCTTCTGGCAACGATGGAAGCTCGATCTTGAAATCATTTTGCAGTTTAACCTGTAGAGCAGGATTAAGGACGACATCTGCTTCCTCAGCAACGTGAAGGCTAAAAGGATCTTTTGCCGATTCTCGAATAAGTTTGACAGGGACTAAAATTATTGGGGAAAGCACTTTTTCAGATGTTTCAGCTTCTTTCCATTGTAACATACCAAAAGCAAGATGGAGAATACGAATACCCTTTTCTTGGTAATCAGCTGTTGCTCGTCTATAGAGATTTTTAAGAATCTTTTCTATTTGGTTTTTATCCTGTTCTTTACAGACCAATTGATTTTTCTTGACGGGCTTTGTTTCAGTTGTTTCTTTTGGCTCTATTGCACCATCTTTAAAGAGACGATCTTCACTGTCTTGGTTTTCTTCATCAGGTGGTAGCCAAAACTCCCAGCCTCTTCCTTTTACTACAAGCCTCTCAAAAATTGTCTGATGTTCGGGGCTGTCAATGAAAAGAGTTGAAGTTTTACTCGGCTTAAAATATAGAAGGCGATTGCGCCTCGTAAGATCTACAAGTTTTTGTTTCCACTCTTCGATGCGCCGGGTTACACGGGATTTTGATTGACGGGTATTCATAATCCAAGATACCCAATAAACATCGGATATATACGCTAATTATAATGAATTTTAAAAAAAAGATGTAGATCTAACCTAAGATATATCAAAAAAGGTAAGAGAGGTCAAGAAATAAAAAATAAAAAAACCTAGATAGGTATTAGGCATAAGGAAATAACTCTAAAGAGATTTTTCTTTGACAAGACAATTCCTTTCATCTAATATTCATATAAATAAAGATTTTGAGATAGTGCTGAATGACCAAGGTAAAGATTTGTGGCATAACAAATGTTGACGATGCGCTTGCTGCTGCCGAGTATGGGGTGGATGCATTAGGGTTTATTTTCTATCAGAAAAGCCTGAGATATATCACACCAGAGAAGGCAAGACATATAATCTCTGAACTGCCACCATTTATAACAACTGTCGGGGTATTCGTGGATGAAGAGATAGAGAAAATAAAGTCAGTTGTTGACGAATGTGATATAGATATAGTGCAGTTTCACGGTAATGAATCCCCTGATTTCTGCTTGAAGGTCGGCAGGAGATTTATAAAAGCGATAAGGGTTAAGGACGAATTAAGTCTCGATGGACTTGAAAACTACAGGTGCGAAGGTGGTATCTGCACATTTCTTCTTGATACATACGCCACTGATATAGCAGGAGGAACTGGCGAGTCCTTTGACTGGACACTCGCACTCTCCGCAAAGAACAGGGGAAGGATTATACTTTCAGGGGGGCTAAATCCTGATAATGTAGTTGAAGCCATCAGGATCGTAAGACCCTACGGTGTTGATGTTGCAAGCGGAGTGGAATCTCGCCCAGGGAGGAAAGACCTAAAGAAGATGAAGCTCTTTATAGATAACGCAAAGTCAACCTGACCCTTTTTCTGTTTCCCTTCTGAAAATTACCTTGAAATCCTGAATTACCATGTGTTATAAATGCATAAAACATGCAGAGGTAATTTTTGGAAGAGAGGAGGTGAGAAAAACAGTAGACAGTAATCAGTGATCAGAAAAGCATGACTTACTGATACTAACATGGATGGATGTCAGGGAAGAGGAGTGATCCTGTAAAGGTGATTCTCCCGCTGCCCCGCAGCCGTGAAGGGAACGAAAGCCCAAATCATAAGCCACTGTGATGGGTAATACCATGATGGGAAGGCGGGCAAGTAGGACGGGGTCCCCAAAAATCGCAGATTTTTTGGGGTGCCGTTGTGGCCCTGAGCCGGAAGACCTATCCATTCCAAAGAAATTCACAAACCCAAAAATTCTCGAGGGAGAAAAATGAAAGTAGAATATTACTCAAGATGCAGAAATCCTGAATCAGGAATTCAGGACAAAAAGTTTTTATATTTAACAAAAAAATGCCATGAAGGCTTTTCACCTCGAAGGTGTGGTTTTCATGGCTTTTTGTTTTCTGATTTCTTTACAGTAGGCAGTCCACGAAGGTTACCATGTCTCCTAAGAAGGGGGTGATAAAAGAATCTCAGGAGGTGTTTAATGAGAAAGGTCTTGAATGGTTTTGTGGGTTGTATCTTGAGTTTGTTAATCGGTATATCAATGATACAGGCAGGAGAAAAAGAGACGAGACTTGAAGAAATTGTCGTTACAGCCACGAGGACAGAAAAGGAGATGGAAATGGCTCCGGGCAGTGTTGCGGTTATTACAAAAGATACAATGCTGATCTCCAGTTTACGTTGCCGCTTTTTGGCAGAGATATTCTTACCCTTGGTGGCTCTTTCAGGCATGGCTGGGCAGATACAAAGGATCACAACCTAACAAACTGGAAGGATGAAAAATCAACAACCACCCTCACCTATCAATCAAAGGGCAGAGATAGAACTTATGCCTTATTTGTTCAGGATGAGATAATGATTCTTGATGGCCTTACTGTATATCTTGGTTTCAGGCAGGACTGGTGGGAGACATATGATGGTTATGCCAATCAGGTTGGCACTGCTGGTTACCCGGAGACCTATGACAAAAAGGATGCATCATCCTTAAGCCCGAAGGTTGCCATTGTCTATAGGCCATTTGGAAATACAACCATGCGGACATCCGCTGGAAAGGCATTCAGACCTCCAACAATTTATGAACTTTACAGGACATGGACATCATCACGAGGTATTACTTATGCAGGAAATCCAGATTTAAAGCCAGAGACCACTACCTCATGGGATATCGGAATTGAACAGGGAATATGGAAAGGGGCAAAAATAAAGGCTACCTATTTTGAAAACTACATGGAAGACCTTATCTACAGAAAAACTGTTACCTCTGCTCTTCAAGAGATTATAAATGCTGGTAAAGCAAAGGGTAAAGGTGTAGAGCTTGAGGCAGAGCAAAGGTTTGATAAACATCTCAGGCTTTTTTCCAGCTTTACTTATAACAATGCGAAGATAAAAGAAAATGAGGCAAAGCCTGAGACAGTCGGTAAGCGATTAACACAGGTACCTGAGAGGATGTTTAATATTGGATGTGACTTTGAAAAGGGTCTGTTTTCTGCAACTCTAATCGGTCGGTATGTGAGTAAGAGATATTCTGATGATGAAAATAGAGATACGGTAAACAATATCTATACCTCATACGACCCTTATTTTGTTGCTGATGCAAAGATCTCTTATAAATTTACTAAATGGGCAACAGTCTCCCTTTCTGTAGATAACATCTTTGATAGAAGTTACTTTAATTACTACAAAACTCCTGGTAGGTCATGGTTTGGAGAGATGACATTGAGGTTTTAGGGTTGAGGACAAAGGTATTACCATTAATAATTTCGGTAATGATGCATATAGGTATGCTTTTTGTCTTCGGTGCAGTGGAATATAACAGAAACAAAGAAAAGGTATTTACAGTGGAATTAATGTTTGATGTGTCAGAAGTCAAGGGGCAGAAGTCTGGGGTCAAAAGTCTGAAGTCTAAAGGAAGAATACATATAACTCACGACTATTCCAGTAGCACAACCCACGAAGAAAAAGTAAAGACTTCAGAACCTGTCATTCAGATTAATAACGAAGTCAATGAGATTGGAAGTAAGGGAACCTGGAATGCAGGTGTAATGAGGAATTCAGATGGATCTGAAAAGGATGCAACAGGCAACAGTGCCATTGGAAGTTCTTTAAGTAAAAGATTCTTAGAGAGGACTTTTGACTCTATTGATGGGCCTTCTTTTTTAAAGATGGTTAGACCTGAATATCCTCGTATGGCCAGAAGGCTTGGTAAAGAAGGAAGAGTTCTTTTAAGGCTTATCATTGATGAGTCTGGAAAACTCGTCAATGTCGAGATTCTGGAGAAAGCAGGTTATGGCTTTGATGAGGCAGCAATTAATGCTGTGAAGGCATCAAGCTTTCAGCCTGCTAAATTGAATAGGCATCCTGTGGCGTGTAAGGCAGTGTTGCCTGTAAGGTTTAGACTGGAAGGGGAAAATTAAGATGGATTTAGACATTATTTTATGGATAGCTGGAACACTTTTCAGCCTCGGCATATTTGCTGTTAAGGTTGGCTTTGGACTTGGTTTTGGAGGAATAAAATGGAGGGGAATATTATTCATAACCTTTTCTTCATACCTCGCCATCTTTGTCCTTATAGCTGTGCTTTCGGAGAGGTTAATCAGATACCTTGAACCTGTCTTAAGAAAAGGTCCGTATCTTCATGCCCTGATGGCATTAGGGATGATTGCATGGGGAATTATTTTATTGAGAAGACAGACAACAGAGCACAGAACACAGACAGAACTGAAATTCAAGATTCAAAATTTCAAAATTAATAACTCTGAACTCTTAACTCTAAACTCTCTATTCTTATTGATCCCCTGTCCTGTGTGTCTTACTGCTATGACCTTTTCCACATGGGCAGCATTAAGTGTGATTAAACTTCCTGCTCCCATCGTTGGTTTGGGACTTGGAATTGTTTTTGTTACATTATCATTATTATTTTTCTTTTCATTGAAGCTCATCACTCGTCACTCGTCACTCATCACTTCTCAGGTTGGTCTTGGTTTAAGCATGATTGGCATCGGGCTTTACTTCCTTGCCTCTTTATTTCTTCCTGTAAAGATTGAGGAAGCAAAGAACGTGTATAGGTCATTTATCTCAGAAGACAAGGGTACAGCCTTAAGTGACAGTGCAGGTGTTCTTATTGTTCTCTTTGTGGCAGTGTTAATAGGCTTTTTCGCGAATAAAAGGCATACACATTATCGCATTCTTCATCGTCGTTGCGAGGAGCGTAGCGACGAGGCAATCTTGAATCGAGATTGCTTCGCTGACGCTCGCAATGACAAAAGCAAAGCATGATCAAAAGGGAGGTTAAGAGATGAATATCCTTGCAGGGCTCGAGACATTTCTATATGTAATATCATCAGCACTTTTTTATCCAGTGGTGGCAGGACTTGTGTTACTTACATTCTGGATTGTTATTTTTTTTGGAGGTTTCTTGCGTGAATACATTGAAAGAAGGCAAGGAAGTGTATTTGCATTGAACAGATATAAAAAATCCCTTGAATCTGAAATTTGCCTTTTCCTTGTCGTTGCGAGGAGTCCCGAACAAAGTGAGGGAACTCCGAATTGTTCGACTGAGCTCACGACGAAATCTCAAGACGAGATTCCTCGCGGAGTTTACCCTGAGCAGAGAAACGAGATTCTTCCCCCTCGTTTCACTCAGGGTCAGAATGACATGCGAAGGGCTCAGAATGACAGTAGTCAGCACACTGATACGCTTGACATAAGGTTAGAAAGGCTTCTTCAGTCTGCAGAACTTGAGCTTGTTAAATCTCTTGATAGGATTAGATTTGTTATACGAGTAGGTCCTGCCCTTGGCTTGATGGGGACATTAATACCAATGGGTATCGCCCTTTCTGCCCTTGCACAGGGTGATATGCCAAAGATGGCAGGAAGCATGGTGACGGCATTTACAACAACGGTTGTTGGGCTTGCCTGTGGTGTGGCTGCATATCTTATGTCACTGATAAAAGAAAAGTGGATAAGGGCTGATATGAGGGAGATGGAGTATCTTACGGAGCTAACACTCCGAAATGCAACGCAAGGTGTCATTGCGAGGAGCGAAGCGACGAAGCAATCCCATCGTTCAGAGATTGCTTCGCCTACGGCTCGCAATGACAGGACTGAATTAGAGGTTAAAGATGAGGTTTCTGAAGAGACGAAGACGGTTTGAAAAATATGAACAGCCCCTTGAAGATCCAATATCAGGGATTGCAAATCTCTTTGATGCAAGCGTGGTCTTTATAGTGAGCATGATGATTGCCCTCTTTATGGCTTATAACATGCTTGATTTATTAAATCCAAAGTCAGAAGTAACTATCACAAAAAAGACCGCTGACGGAAAGATAGAGATAATCGCAAAGAAAGGAAAAGAGATTAAGGCTAAAAAGGTAACAGATAAACGATTAAGCGGTGAAGGCACAAGGCTTGGGACTGCATATCAGTTAAAAGATGGGAGGGTGATTTATGTCCCTGAATAGTTTAGAGTTAAGAGTTAGGAGTTTGGAGTTACTAAGAGGTTCATTATTATGGCAACATAATCGTCATTCCCGCGAAAGCGGGAATCCAGACGCCGTCCCTGCGAAAGGAGGGAACTATACAAAGGAATTGGATTCCTGTTTCCACAGGAAACCCTGGATTCCGTGTCAAGCACGGAATGACAAAATCGGACTGCATGAGTTCCTGCTCATTACCCTATTTTTTATCATCTTTTTTGCTGCTACTGCTCGTGCCGAATCTTTAAAGGTAAGCCTTCTGCTTGGCGATACACATTCAAGGACAGCCATTGAGGCTATAAAGGCAGTCAGGAGTCAAGAGTCAGGAGTCAAGAGTCAAGAACTGGAAAATATTTCATTTCATGTGTATCCGTCTAAAGACATACGAAACAAAGACCTCAGGCATCTCAAGGAATCAAAACTCATNNNNNNNNNNNNNNNNNNNNNNNNNNNNNNNNNNNNNNNNNNNNNNNNNNNNNNNNNNNNNNNNNNNNNNNNNNNNNNNNNNNNNNNNNNNNNNNNNNNNAATGTTCTTCCTGTGTATGGCTATCCATCTGAGAATGCAATTGAAAGGTTTTTCCTTTCCCCCACGCAGTGCAGAGTAAGACTTATTGTTGCCATGGGTATGAAGATTGGGGTAAATCCAAAGATTGCCATACCTCTCCTGAGCAGGCTCAATGTCCCTCTGATAAATGCCGTTACCCTTTATAGCCAATCAAAGGATGAATGGGAAAGATCACCTGTTGGCCTTGATATTTTTGAAAGGACATGGCAAGTAGCAGGTCCAGAGATGGCAGGGATTATTCAACCGACCGTCATTGCATCGAAAGAGAGAGCAATAGATAAAGAGACAGGGATTGAGTATATAGAAGAGAGACCGATACCTGAAAGGATAAAGAGGTTGACTTCAAGGGTAAAGGCGTGGATAAACCTTCAGGAGAAGCCTAACAAAGACAAAGGGGTTGCAATCATTTATTATAATTACCCGCCTGGTAAACAAAATATCGGTGCATCTTATCTTAATGTGCTTCCTGAGAGCCTGTGGGAAATAATAAATAGGCTGAAGGCTGAAGGCTACGATGTGGGAGAAAGGGCAATAGATAAGGATACACTTTTTAATGATGTTTTCAACTATGCAAGGAATATTGGTAACTGGGCAGAGGGTGAAATTGACAGGCTTGCAAAAACCGGCAAACTCATACTCATTCCAGTTAATACATATAAGAGGTGGTTTGAGGAGTTGTCCGAAGGTATTAAAAAGGCAGTCCTTAAGAGTTGGGGCGATGTAGGACAGAGCAATATCATGATATGGCAAGGTGCAAGCGGAACAAAATATATAGTTATACCTGCTGTGAGATATGGCAATATACTTTTCGCTCCTCAACCCTCAAGAGGCTGGGAACAGAATGTAAAAAAACTCTATCACGATGTCACCCTCGCACCACACCATCAGTACGTAGCATTTTACCTATGGCTTAAAAATGATTTTCAGGCAGATGCTATTGCACACATTGGCACGCACGGAACCCATGAATGGCTCTCAGGGAAAGAGGTAGGATTTACTAATGAAGATCCTCCAGAGGCTTTGATACAGGATTTACCGAATATTTATCCTTATATAGTTGATGATGTTGGCGAAGGACTTCAGGCAAAGAGGCGCGGCATGGCTGTAATCATTGACCACATGACACCGCCCTTTGATAAGGCAGGGCTAAATAAAGAGCTAAAAGAACTTTCTGTCCTTATCGATGATTACAATGTGGCAAAAGAAAAAAGCCCATCCCTTGCAGAGACAAAATTAACGGAGATAAATAATCTTGCTGAAAAAATAGGGCTACTTACGGATTTAAAAATAACCGAAAATAGGTCGGGCATTCTGCCTGACAACCGAGGCAAGATGCCTCGGCTATTATCGCATGAGCAGATAGAGGGAATGGAACATTACATCAAAGAGATTTCTGAAAAACAGACGCCCTTTGGTCTTCATACATTCGGGAAATCTCCAGAAGAAAAATACAGGAGAACTACTGCAGAGGCAGTCTTATCCATTGAAAAAGGGCTTTCAAAGGAGGAAAGGGAGAAAAGGATAATAGAACTTGAAGATAGGATAATCAAAAGTGGAAAGAGAGAGATTGATTCCTTTGTTGCTACCCTTTCAGGAAGATACATTACTGCTGGTCAGGGTAATGACCCCATAAGGAATCCTGATTCCTTACCCACAGGCAAAAACTTTTATTCCTTTGACCCGACGAGAATCCCATCAAAATCTACATATGAGATGGGTGTAAGGTTAGCAAAGGAGCTTATTGAAGGCTATAAACAGAGGCATGGCTTATATCCCGACAAAATCACATTTAATTTATGGGGTGTCGAGACCATAAGGCATGAGGGCGTGATGGAGTCCCAGATTATGTATCTCATGGGAATAAGGCCGAAATGGGATGAGCGGGGGAGGGTTACGGGTGTTGAGGCAATAACAAGGAATAAGATTGAGAGGCAGAGGATAGATGTTACAATCGTGCCCTCAGGGCTTTATAGGGATCTGTTTTCAAACCTTATGGCTCTACTTGATAAGGCTGTATCGCTGGCGAAAGAGCAGGAGGAAGAAGACAATATCCTGAGGTTAAATATCGTGAAGACAAGGAAGATGCTCATAGAGAAAGGCATTTCTGAAGATAAAGCAGAAAGGCTTGCAGCTGTAAGGCTCTTTACCGGTCCATCCGGTGCTTATGGGACAAATCTCGACAAAGTAATCCCCATGTCCAATACATGGGATAATGAAAAGCAGGTTGCGGATGTTTATTTCATGAGGATGAGTCATCTGTATGGACAGGGGTTTTGGGGCAACAAGGCTGAAGGCTTAAGGCTGAAGGCTGAAGAGGATATAAGTCTGATGCTCTTTAAGAACGCCCTTTCGGGGACAAAGGTGGCTATTCACAGCCGCTCGGGGAATGTTTATGCAACGCTGGATAATGATGACTTCTTTCAATACCTCGGAGGAACTGCAATGGCAATACGTGCAATAGACGGAAAGACACCTGAGGTTTATGTCACGAATATGTCCAATCCAAAACAGCCTAAACAGGAGACCATTGAAAAACTCATGGGAAGGGAAATGAGGTCAAGGTATCTGAATCCTGAATGGATAAAGGCTATGATGAGAGAAGGATATGCAGGTGCAAGATTTGTGGATAAAGTTGTGGAGCATCTATGGGGATGGCAGGTGACAGTGCCTGAGGCTGTTGATGCAGCAAAGTGGAATGAGATGTATGAGACATATGTTTTAGATAGAAATGGACTGAACATAAAGGAGATGTTCAAACAGTCAAAGAATATGTGGGCTTATCAATCCATTGTAGCGAGGATGCTTGAAAGCGTGAGAAAGGACTATTGGAAACCTGATAAAAAAATAGTTGAGACCCTTGCAAAGGAATATGCAGAGAGCGTAAAAGAGGTTGGCCTTGCATGTTGCGACCACACATGCAATAATCCGTTGCTTACAAAATTCACATCATCTGTTTTAATGTCAGTGCCGGGATTGAAGGCTCAGGTGAAAGGCTTTATTAAGGCGCTGGATGCAATTAAGAACCCGGAGCAGCAGAGCAGTAGCGCAGAGGTTCGGAAGCCTTCAGCCTTAAGCCTTCAGCCTAAATTAGCTCCTGATGGAAAAGGCAAAATTGTTGAAGGCTATGAGATGCAGGATGTCAATGCTGGAGGGGCATCATCTGCACCAATTCCTTATCTGTTCTTGATAGGCTTTTTGGTATTTTTAGGGCTTATAACGCTTGGATGGAGAAAGATAAGGATATAAGTGTTTTCCTTTGACAAACCTCATGAATTCATCTATTATTCTGGCTATGGAATTAGATGTAATAAATCTTAAAGTGCAGATAAAAGAAAGACTTACCTATGACAGAAGGATAGAACTCGTCTATCTTTTCGGTTCGCTTGCAAAGGATATAGCTACACCCCTAAGCGATGCAGATATAGCCATTCTACTTTCAAAAGAGATATCTGCCAGCGATTATCTTAAGGTTCAACTGGGGCTTGTGAGTGCATTTGAGCCATTTTTCCCTAAGATTGAAGTTCAGCTTGTTGTCCTTAACGGGGCTCCAATTGTGTTATCCTATGAGGTTATACAACATGGGAAATGTCTTTTTGCAAGAAGTGAAAATCTAAGAATCGAGTATGAGACAGGAACTATGAGAGAGTTCTTTGATACTGAGTATATGCGATATGTTCAGGATTACTACCAGCAAAAACGAATTATGGAGGGTCGTTTTGGTCGTAAGTTTAAAAAGCATAAGAGAGCGGCTTGAAAAAGTAGAGTCAGAATTGAGTCTTCTTAAAGAATTTAAAGAATTATCAGAAGAAGAATTCCTCTCGGATGTAAAGAATGTAAGAACTGCTGAGAGGTGCTTCCAGATTGCAATAGATTGCTGTCATGATATTGCTAATCATATTATTGCAGAATACAATATGACACGGCCTGACAGATACCAGAGTGTCTTTGAGATTCTCGGGAAGGAAGGGGTTTTTTCTGAAGATTTTACAGAGAAATTAAAAAAGATGGCAAGATTTAGAAATCTTTTAGTTCATCTGTACTTGAAAGTATTGCCAGAGGAAGTCTATCATAATATCCAGAATAATCTCTTAGATTTCGAGACCTTTTCAAAGGGTATCTTAAAATTTATAGAGGAGAATCCACTAAATGATTCCTGATAGACACGGACATTTTGGCATATACGGTGGAAGATTTGTCCCTGAGACCCTGATGCCTGCGTTATACGAGCTCGAGAAGGAATACCTTAAGGCAAAGAGGGATAAAAAGTTTAAAAGAATACTTGCAGAATACCAGAGAAATTATATCGGAAGACCCACACCTCTATATTATGCAGAGAGGTTAACCGAACATCTGGGTGGTGCAAAGATATATCTTAAAAGGGAAGACCTTGCTCATACAGGTGCTCACAAAATAAATAATGCACTTGCACAGTGTCTTTTAGCAAAGCGCATGGGTAAAAGGCGTATAATAGCGGAGACAGGTGCGGGTCAGCATGGTGTTGCCACTGCTACTGGTGCCGCATTGATGGGACTTACCTGTGAGATATATATGGGAACGGAAGATATGCAGAGGCAGTCTTTGAATGTCTTTCGTATGAGGCTCCTCGGTGCTGAGGTTAGAGAGGTTACACTCGGGACAAGGACATTGAAAGATGCAATAAGCGAGGCACTCAGAGACTGGACAACAAATGTAAGAGATACACACTATGTTATGGGAACTGTGTTTGGTCCTCATCCTTATCCCATGATGGTCAGGGATTTTCAATCAGTAATCGGAAAAGAGACAAGGGCACAGATTCTACGCGCAGAGGGAAGGCTTCCGGATATGCTTGTTGCCTGTGTAGGTGGAGGAAGCAATGCGATGGGACTCTTCTATGAATTTCTATCCGATGACATCAGAATGATCGGTGTTGAGGCAGGAGGACTCGGGATAGAGACAGGCAAACATGCAGCAAGGTTTGCTGGTGGTTTTCTCGGCATCCTTCAGGGGACAAAGAGCTATGTCCTTCAGGACGAAGAGGGGCAGATACTTCCAACACACTCTGTCTCTGCAGGGCTCGATTACGCAAGCGTAGGACCCGAGCATAGTTATCTCCGTGACATCGGCAGAACCGAATACACATACGCTACAGATGAAGAGTCGCTGTCTGCATTTGAACTGCTGAGCAGGCTCGAAGGTATTACACCTGCACTTGAAGCTGCCCACGCAATTGCTGAGGTGGTAAAATTAGCACCCAATCTTCCGAAAAATAAGATTATAGTGATTAATCTCTCGGGCAGGGGCGATAAGGATGTTCAGCACGTGGCGAAGATAAGGGGGATAGTCCTTAAGGATTAAGGATTAAGGATTAAGGATTAAGGGGTAAGGATTAAGGGGTAAGGATTAAGGATTAAGGATTAAGGATTAAGGGGTAAGGGGACTTATGGTATCGAGGATAGAGAAGAGATTTAAAGAACTCAAGAAAGATGGCAGAAAGGCGCTGATACCATATATCATGGTTGGAGACCCTGACCTTACTACAACAGAGGAACTTGTTATCGAGATAGAGCGGGCAGGTGCTGATATGATTGAGCTCGGTGTGCCATTCAATGACCCTCTTGCAGATGGACCTGCAATACAGAAGGCGGGCGAAAGGGGATTAAAGAACAAGGTCTCCCTGAGAGATGTCTTTGCGATTGTAAAGAGGCTAAGGGAGAAGACGGAGATTCCGCTTATTATCATGACATATTACAATCTTATCTTCAGATACGGGGAGGATGCATTTGCAAGAGATGCGGTTGGCTCTGGAATAGACGGTGTAATCATACCTGATCTACCCCCGGAAGAAGGAGATAACTTCATTAAGGCTTCAAGGCTTTCAGGTCT
Above is a genomic segment from Nitrospirota bacterium containing:
- a CDS encoding DUF86 domain-containing protein, translating into MVVSLKSIRERLEKVESELSLLKEFKELSEEEFLSDVKNVRTAERCFQIAIDCCHDIANHIIAEYNMTRPDRYQSVFEILGKEGVFSEDFTEKLKKMARFRNLLVHLYLKVLPEEVYHNIQNNLLDFETFSKGILKFIEENPLNDS
- a CDS encoding nucleotidyltransferase domain-containing protein; translation: MELDVINLKVQIKERLTYDRRIELVYLFGSLAKDIATPLSDADIAILLSKEISASDYLKVQLGLVSAFEPFFPKIEVQLVVLNGAPIVLSYEVIQHGKCLFARSENLRIEYETGTMREFFDTEYMRYVQDYYQQKRIMEGRFGRKFKKHKRAA
- a CDS encoding TonB-dependent receptor, producing the protein MPLFGRDILTLGGSFRHGWADTKDHNLTNWKDEKSTTTLTYQSKGRDRTYALFVQDEIMILDGLTVYLGFRQDWWETYDGYANQVGTAGYPETYDKKDASSLSPKVAIVYRPFGNTTMRTSAGKAFRPPTIYELYRTWTSSRGITYAGNPDLKPETTTSWDIGIEQGIWKGAKIKATYFENYMEDLIYRKTVTSALQEIINAGKAKGKGVELEAEQRFDKHLRLFSSFTYNNAKIKENEAKPETVGKRLTQVPERMFNIGCDFEKGLFSATLIGRYVSKRYSDDENRDTVNNIYTSYDPYFVADAKISYKFTKWATVSLSVDNIFDRSYFNYYKTPGRSWFGEMTLRF
- a CDS encoding phosphoribosylanthranilate isomerase, whose product is MTKVKICGITNVDDALAAAEYGVDALGFIFYQKSLRYITPEKARHIISELPPFITTVGVFVDEEIEKIKSVVDECDIDIVQFHGNESPDFCLKVGRRFIKAIRVKDELSLDGLENYRCEGGICTFLLDTYATDIAGGTGESFDWTLALSAKNRGRIILSGGLNPDNVVEAIRIVRPYGVDVASGVESRPGRKDLKKMKLFIDNAKST
- a CDS encoding energy transducer TonB; this translates as MRTKVLPLIISVMMHIGMLFVFGAVEYNRNKEKVFTVELMFDVSEVKGQKSGVKSLKSKGRIHITHDYSSSTTHEEKVKTSEPVIQINNEVNEIGSKGTWNAGVMRNSDGSEKDATGNSAIGSSLSKRFLERTFDSIDGPSFLKMVRPEYPRMARRLGKEGRVLLRLIIDESGKLVNVEILEKAGYGFDEAAINAVKASSFQPAKLNRHPVACKAVLPVRFRLEGEN
- a CDS encoding cobaltochelatase subunit CobN, giving the protein NVLPVYGYPSENAIERFFLSPTQCRVRLIVAMGMKIGVNPKIAIPLLSRLNVPLINAVTLYSQSKDEWERSPVGLDIFERTWQVAGPEMAGIIQPTVIASKERAIDKETGIEYIEERPIPERIKRLTSRVKAWINLQEKPNKDKGVAIIYYNYPPGKQNIGASYLNVLPESLWEIINRLKAEGYDVGERAIDKDTLFNDVFNYARNIGNWAEGEIDRLAKTGKLILIPVNTYKRWFEELSEGIKKAVLKSWGDVGQSNIMIWQGASGTKYIVIPAVRYGNILFAPQPSRGWEQNVKKLYHDVTLAPHHQYVAFYLWLKNDFQADAIAHIGTHGTHEWLSGKEVGFTNEDPPEALIQDLPNIYPYIVDDVGEGLQAKRRGMAVIIDHMTPPFDKAGLNKELKELSVLIDDYNVAKEKSPSLAETKLTEINNLAEKIGLLTDLKITENRSGILPDNRGKMPRLLSHEQIEGMEHYIKEISEKQTPFGLHTFGKSPEEKYRRTTAEAVLSIEKGLSKEEREKRIIELEDRIIKSGKREIDSFVATLSGRYITAGQGNDPIRNPDSLPTGKNFYSFDPTRIPSKSTYEMGVRLAKELIEGYKQRHGLYPDKITFNLWGVETIRHEGVMESQIMYLMGIRPKWDERGRVTGVEAITRNKIERQRIDVTIVPSGLYRDLFSNLMALLDKAVSLAKEQEEEDNILRLNIVKTRKMLIEKGISEDKAERLAAVRLFTGPSGAYGTNLDKVIPMSNTWDNEKQVADVYFMRMSHLYGQGFWGNKAEGLRLKAEEDISLMLFKNALSGTKVAIHSRSGNVYATLDNDDFFQYLGGTAMAIRAIDGKTPEVYVTNMSNPKQPKQETIEKLMGREMRSRYLNPEWIKAMMREGYAGARFVDKVVEHLWGWQVTVPEAVDAAKWNEMYETYVLDRNGLNIKEMFKQSKNMWAYQSIVARMLESVRKDYWKPDKKIVETLAKEYAESVKEVGLACCDHTCNNPLLTKFTSSVLMSVPGLKAQVKGFIKALDAIKNPEQQSSSAEVRKPSALSLQPKLAPDGKGKIVEGYEMQDVNAGGASSAPIPYLFLIGFLVFLGLITLGWRKIRI
- a CDS encoding DUF2162 domain-containing protein; the protein is MDLDIILWIAGTLFSLGIFAVKVGFGLGFGGIKWRGILFITFSSYLAIFVLIAVLSERLIRYLEPVLRKGPYLHALMALGMIAWGIILLRRQTTEHRTQTELKFKIQNFKINNSELLTLNSLFLLIPCPVCLTAMTFSTWAALSVIKLPAPIVGLGLGIVFVTLSLLFFFSLKLITRHSSLITSQVGLGLSMIGIGLYFLASLFLPVKIEEAKNVYRSFISEDKGTALSDSAGVLIVLFVAVLIGFFANKRHTHYRILHRRCEERSDEAILNRDCFADARNDKSKA
- a CDS encoding DUF2149 domain-containing protein, producing MRFLKRRRRFEKYEQPLEDPISGIANLFDASVVFIVSMMIALFMAYNMLDLLNPKSEVTITKKTADGKIEIIAKKGKEIKAKKVTDKRLSGEGTRLGTAYQLKDGRVIYVPE